From one Psilocybe cubensis strain MGC-MH-2018 chromosome 13, whole genome shotgun sequence genomic stretch:
- a CDS encoding putative serine/threonine-protein kinase pXi, producing MAEPADTNASRHSLYTVIRKTIGNYTTFDGSDQQRLLDALLNPVPESDFPPRSVQSAGVFEDEYRLGRARLGEGIVMELASQGSLQLYLSNRLKWNPLLDVELDSRQIIFQVCNGLEYIHSQNIVHCDIKPENILLTSDTPPVAKISDFGSAYGVGSSGFLTKEENFGTVEYMAPERAWPTKANGGFDHRADCHDFVRSLLERAPASRLTMDRAMRHPWFQNLDCRKIPRSMAVVVKPPVSRQSTAKAKKRGRRILETQLGGIRKSPRLREKAKVKGPGRSSFTRKKEGAGSLHDTSFSGASEKIISPGQKTSGGVE from the exons ATGGCTGAGCCTGCTGATACTAATGCTTCCCGTCATAGCCTCTACACCGTCATTCGTAAGACCATCGGGAACTACACTACCTTTGATGGATCTGATCAACAGAGACTGCTGGATGCTTTGTTGAATCCGGTTCCGGAATCTGACTTCCCCCCTCGCAGTGTACAGTCTGCAGGCGTTTTCGAAGATGAATACAGGCTTGGGCGTGCCCGGTTAGGCGAAG GTATCGTAATGGAGCTGGCTTCACAAGGATCTTTGCAATTGTACCTTTCGAATAGATTGAAATGGAATC CCCTCCTTGACGTTGAGCTGGACTCACGGCAAATTATCTTCCAAGTGTGTAATGGGCTGGAG TATATTCATTCTCAAAACATTGTTCACTGCGACATAAAACCTGAG AACATTCTTCTTACATCGGATACGCCGCCTGTAGCAAAGATTTCTGACTTCGGTTCGGCTTATGGGGTTGGTAGTTCCGGGTTTTTGACG AAAGAGGAAAATTTTGGCACTGTGGAATACATGGCTCCGGAACGTGCATGGCCTACGAAAGCCAATGGAGGTTTCGACCATCGCGCCGATT GTCATGATTTTGTGCGTTCTCTTCTCGAGCGTGCGCCTGCCTCCCGGCTTACCATGGACCGTGCCATGAGACACCCATGGTTCCAAAACCTAGACTGCAGAAAGATTCCGAGGTCTATGGCCGTTGTTGTAAAACCTCCAGTTTCTCGTCAGTCGAcagcaaaggcaaagaagagAGGACGTAGGATTCTGGAGACACAACTTGGGGGCATTCGTAAATCACCACGTCTTAGAGAGAAGGCGAAAGTTAAGGGTCCTGGCCGCTCGTCTTTCACTCGG aagaaagaaggCGCGGGAAGCCTCCATGATACCTCGTTCAGCGGTGCCTCTGAGAAGATCATCTCGCCTGGTCAAAAAACGAGCGGCGGCGTAGAATGA
- a CDS encoding Delta(12) fatty acid desaturase, whose translation MAPKNDDNVSTSAEQSIYRVPDISIKDLLEAIPAHCFKRSALKSSLYIAWDLLVIFCLHRAIVYLNSYIDPAYITLPSSRLYTAVHICLWSVYAFWAGLFGTGLWVIGHECGHKAFSESKAINDSVGWILHSALGVPYYSWRISHAQHHALNAHMTKDQIFVPKTRSQVGLPPLDISREDAFGSRVTAEVKREMYEALGDSPIGAILSPATYLLVGWWAYITTNASGQPHYPKGTNHFNPSSPMFRPHHYNEIMISTAGILLWITCIGLAIQHYGFLSVFRTYLVPYLWVNHWLVLIVFLQHTDPLLPHYRGREFTFARGVLATLDRNLLGDFGSVISWIGCHATHGISETHVVHHVCSKIPHYNAWEASAAVKKKLSEAGVRIPIQGAPGGWSELFRVYKECKFVEDEGDIVFYKNAYGLAQMRPEMPSRDISDSGVEVDSKLRRCCCDNTNARAF comes from the exons ATGGCGCCCAAGAACGACGACAATGTTTCAACTTCTGCTGAGCAGAGTATATACCGTGTTCCAGATATCAGCATAAAAGATTTATTGGAAGCTATTCC GGCACATTGCTTCAAGAGATCTGCACTCAAATCGTCGCTATACAT TGCTTGGGACTTGCTCGTTATATTTTGCCTTCATAGGGCCATCGTTTATCTTAACTCGTATATTGATCCAGCGTACATCACCCTTCCCAGTTCTCGTCTCTACACCGCTGTTCACATCTGTCTATGGTCAGTTTACGCCTTCTGGGCCGGCTTATTTGGCACAGGTCTCTGGGTTATAGGGCATGAATGTGGACATAAAGCGTTTTCGGAATCCAAGGCGATCAACGACAGTGTTGGTTGGATTCTTCATTCAGC CCTCGGCGTTCCATATTACTCGTGGCGTATCTCTCATGCTCAGCACCATGCTTTAAACGCACATATGACAAAGgatcaaatttttgttcCCAAGACTCGCTCGCAGGTTGGTTTGCCTCCTCTCGATATTTCTCGAGAAGATGCATTCGGGTCCCGCGTCACCGCGGAAGTCAAAAGAGAGATGTACGAGGCGCTAGGCGACTCGCCCATTGGCGCTATTCTTAGTCCTGCCACCTACCTG cTCGTGGGGTGGTGGGCATATATTACAACCAACGCGTCGGGTCAGCCTCATTACCCAAAGGGAACCAATC ATTTTAACCCCAGCTCACCGATGTTTCGGCCTCATCATTACAATGAAATAATGATATCAACTGCTGGCATTTTGTTATGGATCACTTGCATCGGTCTGGCTATCCAGCATTACGGATTTCTCAGTGTGTTCAGAACATACTTGGTCCCTTATCTTTG GGTGAACCACTGGCTTGTACTCATAGTCTTTCTACAGCACACTgatcctcttctccctcaTTACCGTGGTCGAGAGTTTACCTTCGCTCGTGGTGTCCTTGCTACCTTGGACCGTAACCTGTTGGGCGACTTTGGCAGCGTTATATCCTGGATTGGATGTCATGCTACGCATGGCATCTCGGAGACCCATGTAGTGCATCACGTTTGCAGCAAAATACCGCATTACAACGC ATGGGAGGCGAGTGCTGCGGTCAAGAAGAAGCTTTCTGAAGCTGGAGTTCGTATCCCTATCCAGGGCGCTCCTGGTGGATGGAGCGAACTCTTCCGTGTATACAAGGAATGCAAGTTCGTGGAGGACGAAGGAGATATCGTTTTCTACAAAAATGCATATGGTCTCGCTCAGATGAGACCGGAGATGCCTTCAAGAGATATTAGCGATTCAGGTGTCGAGGTAGACTCAAAGTTACGTAGATGCTGTTGTGATAATACAAACGCACGAGCGTTTTAG